A section of the Anabaena cylindrica PCC 7122 genome encodes:
- a CDS encoding DUF1823 family protein — translation MSNLPPLNTETIWAIINDTIDDDTVNQLVWYYLGYHYNSTHKQWDTSKAAVEWRDEYPQPINFLDSRPATMKLTRSIPQENKQLLKEKLGFKGYKIGDFGPRQTRRATAANWLLSYMVITTGKIE, via the coding sequence ATGTCTAACCTACCACCACTTAACACAGAAACAATTTGGGCAATCATCAACGATACAATTGATGATGATACAGTTAATCAATTAGTTTGGTATTACTTAGGTTATCATTACAACTCCACACATAAACAATGGGATACTAGTAAAGCAGCCGTAGAATGGCGAGATGAATATCCACAACCTATAAATTTTCTTGATTCTCGTCCTGCAACTATGAAATTAACTCGTTCTATTCCCCAAGAAAACAAACAATTACTCAAAGAAAAACTAGGTTTTAAAGGTTATAAAATCGGTGATTTTGGACCCCGACAAACTCGCAGAGCAACAGCAGCCAATTGGTTATTAAGTTATATGGTAATTACCACTGGAAAAATAGAATAA
- a CDS encoding alpha-amylase family glycosyl hydrolase translates to MAKSIEFKLFAPYNKGVALMGSFSNWQEIPMEKGKDGYFRTNVQLADGSYSYKFRVQSNSWFFEPGQWVDVTDPYATNIDEMGGKDDGMIRIKDGEIITDTYVWRHDDKHLSPDHELVIYEMHVGDFSGGEDDPYARGKYKHVVEKLDYLCELGINAIELMPIKEYPGSYSWGYNPRHFFATESSYGSTTDLKNMIDECHARGIRVIMDGIFNHSEASSPLTQIDHDYWYHHSPRDPENNWGPEFNYEHYDKNLDIYPARKFIGDTIRFWIEQYHIDGIRYDAARQIANYDFMHWIVQENRNAAGVKPFYNIAEHIPETPSITNQDGPMDGCWHDSFRHTITVHICGDVFELENLKDVIDCKRQGFMGTTNVVNYLTNHDHDHLMVELANRDIFDEEAVKRAKLGAAILMTSVGVPLIWMGEEFGEYKPKQSSASKIDWNLLGNDLNRSLFDYYKGLINLRKTNHALYTENIDFIHENPETKVLAYSRWNDEGSRVVVVANFSNDFLAGYQITNFPSSGTWHEWTGNYDIEAGENTIMTDLGSYEAKVFVWHK, encoded by the coding sequence ATGGCAAAGTCAATTGAATTTAAATTATTTGCTCCCTACAACAAAGGAGTAGCCTTAATGGGGTCTTTTTCTAATTGGCAAGAAATACCAATGGAAAAAGGGAAAGATGGATATTTTCGGACAAACGTACAATTAGCAGACGGAAGTTATAGCTATAAATTTCGAGTTCAATCAAACTCCTGGTTTTTTGAACCAGGACAGTGGGTTGATGTCACAGATCCTTATGCCACAAACATTGATGAGATGGGTGGAAAAGATGATGGTATGATCAGAATAAAAGATGGGGAAATTATTACTGATACATATGTTTGGAGACATGATGATAAACATTTATCACCAGATCATGAATTAGTAATTTATGAAATGCACGTTGGGGACTTTTCTGGTGGAGAAGATGATCCTTATGCAAGAGGAAAATATAAACACGTAGTCGAAAAACTAGATTACCTCTGTGAATTAGGAATCAATGCAATTGAGTTAATGCCTATAAAAGAATATCCTGGTAGTTATAGTTGGGGTTATAATCCCCGTCACTTCTTTGCCACAGAATCTAGTTATGGTTCTACAACAGATTTAAAAAATATGATAGACGAGTGTCATGCCAGAGGCATTCGTGTGATTATGGACGGAATTTTCAACCACTCAGAAGCATCCAGTCCCCTCACCCAAATAGACCATGACTATTGGTATCATCACTCTCCTCGTGATCCAGAAAATAATTGGGGTCCAGAATTTAATTACGAACATTATGACAAAAATTTAGATATTTATCCTGCCAGAAAATTTATTGGTGATACAATCCGTTTTTGGATTGAACAATATCATATAGATGGTATTCGTTATGATGCCGCTAGACAAATCGCCAACTATGATTTCATGCATTGGATTGTTCAGGAAAATCGAAATGCTGCTGGTGTTAAGCCTTTTTATAACATCGCTGAACATATTCCAGAAACTCCCAGCATCACTAATCAAGATGGGCCAATGGATGGTTGCTGGCATGATAGTTTCCGGCACACAATTACAGTACATATTTGCGGTGATGTCTTTGAATTAGAAAATCTCAAAGATGTTATTGACTGTAAACGTCAAGGCTTCATGGGGACAACCAATGTTGTTAATTACTTAACTAATCATGACCATGATCATCTGATGGTTGAGTTGGCTAATCGTGATATTTTTGACGAGGAAGCTGTAAAGCGGGCTAAATTAGGAGCAGCTATTCTCATGACATCTGTTGGTGTACCTTTAATTTGGATGGGTGAAGAATTTGGTGAATATAAACCTAAACAATCTTCCGCATCAAAAATTGATTGGAATTTGCTAGGTAATGACCTAAATCGCAGCTTGTTTGATTACTATAAAGGCTTGATTAATTTGCGTAAAACTAATCATGCACTATACACAGAAAACATTGATTTTATCCACGAAAATCCAGAAACAAAAGTTCTCGCTTATAGTCGATGGAATGATGAAGGTTCTCGTGTAGTAGTAGTAGCCAATTTCTCTAATGACTTCTTAGCTGGCTACCAAATTACTAATTTTCCCTCTAGTGGTACATGGCATGAATGGACAGGTAATTATGATATAGAAGCAGGTGAAAATACTATTATGACAGACTTAGGCTCTTATGAAGCCAAAGTATTTGTCTGGCACAAATGA
- a CDS encoding 3-deoxy-7-phosphoheptulonate synthase yields the protein MINKLINTNIKSSHVLLTPNEVKAKLPLTKSVEQRILQFRQEIEHILDFQNNRKFIVVGPCSIHDPKAAIEYAEKLKLLADKVEDKLLLIMRVYFEKPRTTVGWKGLINDPDMDDSFHVERGILIARNLLLKLTELGLPTATEALDPIIPQYISELVAWSAIGARTTESQTHREMASGLSMPVGFKNGTDGNINVALNALKSAKEPHNFLGINQKGQVSVFQTRGNAYGHVILRGGSQPNFDIDNVKLVEEQLKAANLPPRIVIDCSHGNTNKDYRKQPFVLENVIQQIIDGNTSIVGMMLESNLYEGSQPITGKREELQYGVSVTDKCIGWEETEKIILAAHAKLK from the coding sequence ATGATCAACAAATTAATTAACACTAACATTAAGAGTTCCCACGTCTTATTAACTCCCAATGAAGTTAAAGCCAAATTACCTTTAACTAAATCTGTAGAACAAAGAATTTTGCAGTTCAGACAAGAAATAGAACATATTCTTGATTTTCAAAATAACAGAAAATTTATTGTAGTTGGGCCTTGTTCAATTCATGATCCTAAAGCAGCTATAGAGTATGCAGAAAAATTGAAACTTTTAGCAGATAAAGTTGAAGATAAACTGCTGCTAATTATGCGGGTTTATTTTGAAAAACCCAGAACAACTGTAGGTTGGAAAGGATTAATTAATGATCCAGATATGGATGATTCTTTTCATGTAGAACGGGGTATTTTAATTGCTCGTAATCTGTTATTAAAATTAACAGAATTAGGATTACCAACCGCCACAGAAGCACTTGATCCCATCATCCCACAATATATTAGTGAATTGGTTGCTTGGTCAGCAATTGGAGCCAGAACAACTGAATCACAAACTCACCGAGAAATGGCTAGTGGACTTTCTATGCCGGTCGGTTTTAAAAATGGCACAGATGGTAATATTAATGTAGCTTTGAATGCTCTAAAATCAGCGAAGGAACCACATAATTTTTTAGGAATTAATCAAAAAGGACAGGTGAGCGTATTTCAAACTAGAGGTAATGCCTATGGTCATGTGATTTTGCGAGGAGGAAGTCAACCTAACTTTGATATAGATAATGTCAAATTAGTGGAAGAACAATTAAAAGCGGCAAATTTACCACCGAGAATAGTGATTGATTGTAGTCATGGTAATACCAATAAAGACTATAGAAAACAACCTTTTGTATTAGAGAATGTGATTCAGCAAATAATTGATGGTAATACTTCAATTGTAGGGATGATGCTGGAATCAAATTTATATGAAGGTAGTCAACCCATTACTGGAAAACGAGAAGAATTGCAATATGGTGTTTCAGTAACGGATAAATGTATTGGTTGGGAAGAAACAGAAAAGATTATTTTAGCTGCTCACGCTAAACTCAAATAA
- a CDS encoding acetate--CoA ligase family protein, with protein MVQDESTDRIRINARRTDVFDIFNFKYYIGSNPYLDTGALVFDFALTEHQDPLPIKKYVLIISDFYPYLAGQKYQLYADLFAHVISEVGKLDMGLHLNNWTIKPYPSYVRIGIQALHEQTIRGVVYLVWDWFESISQNEDFPFEERLIKLQNSFRESVYGGSTVYALLQAAYQQGIPAFYLWEEGLTQYGYGKKQIRGVATTFDVDSHLDSEFTTRKDDCKEFLQRLGFPVPNGDIVISEKAALAVAREIGYPVAIKPVVSHKGIGVTADVQNARELKSAYNKAILAIPKEESQRIIVEKSVLGKDFRLLCVNRKFVAATELVPASVVGDGYSTIRELIKRENRNPKRRDTPTSPMCKILINEGMELYLHEQRLGLDSIVKSDRTIYLSKSANISSGGISINATNTIHPDNIILAQDIAQNFRLTCLGIDIIAKNISKSWKSGNFTILKINAAPGIFMHLNPVKGEIIDVPFHILSTFFKSAQDAKIPIITFNKISLTELQATIDHILLKYPDLIIGAVCNEGIFINRAEKILHQDYNYNVQTLLRHPQLDLLIAEYSEDILEAEGMLYQGSNIVILDNPSETEMILLRDAIDGSMALIKKENNVSIRHKGLIEDYTLDREEDFLNFYLQIISSIF; from the coding sequence ATGGTTCAAGACGAAAGCACTGATAGAATTCGCATCAATGCGAGAAGAACTGATGTTTTTGATATTTTCAACTTCAAGTATTATATTGGTTCAAACCCTTATTTAGATACAGGGGCGTTAGTATTTGATTTTGCTTTGACTGAACATCAAGATCCACTACCTATTAAAAAGTATGTTTTAATTATTAGTGATTTTTATCCTTACTTAGCAGGACAAAAATATCAATTATATGCTGATTTATTTGCTCATGTGATCTCCGAAGTGGGCAAATTAGATATGGGGTTGCATCTTAATAATTGGACTATTAAGCCATATCCTTCTTATGTAAGAATTGGTATTCAAGCACTTCATGAACAAACAATTAGAGGAGTAGTTTACTTAGTTTGGGATTGGTTTGAAAGTATTTCTCAAAATGAAGATTTCCCCTTTGAAGAACGGTTAATTAAATTACAAAATAGCTTCCGGGAATCTGTTTATGGTGGATCTACCGTTTATGCTTTATTGCAAGCTGCATATCAACAGGGTATTCCTGCTTTCTATTTATGGGAAGAAGGATTAACGCAATATGGCTATGGGAAAAAACAAATACGTGGAGTAGCAACAACTTTTGATGTTGATAGCCATCTAGATTCAGAATTCACAACCCGGAAAGATGACTGTAAGGAATTTCTACAAAGATTGGGTTTCCCTGTTCCCAATGGTGATATTGTTATTTCTGAAAAAGCAGCTTTAGCTGTAGCGCGAGAAATTGGCTACCCAGTTGCAATTAAACCTGTGGTGAGTCATAAAGGAATTGGTGTAACTGCTGATGTACAGAATGCTAGAGAGTTAAAATCTGCCTATAATAAGGCGATACTAGCAATTCCCAAAGAGGAATCACAGCGGATAATTGTTGAAAAAAGTGTTTTAGGCAAGGATTTTCGGTTACTGTGTGTGAATCGTAAATTTGTTGCTGCTACAGAACTTGTACCAGCATCAGTTGTAGGTGATGGGTATTCAACTATTAGAGAATTAATCAAACGAGAAAATCGCAACCCGAAACGAAGAGATACACCCACCTCACCCATGTGTAAGATTTTGATTAATGAAGGCATGGAATTGTATCTACATGAACAGAGGTTAGGCTTGGATAGTATCGTGAAGAGCGATCGCACTATTTATCTTAGTAAAAGTGCTAATATATCATCCGGGGGTATTAGCATCAATGCCACAAATACAATTCACCCGGACAATATTATCTTAGCCCAAGACATCGCCCAAAACTTTCGCCTCACTTGTCTGGGTATTGATATCATTGCTAAAAATATCTCTAAATCTTGGAAATCTGGTAATTTTACTATTTTAAAAATTAATGCCGCACCCGGTATTTTTATGCACCTTAACCCAGTTAAAGGTGAAATTATTGACGTTCCTTTTCATATTTTATCAACCTTTTTTAAATCTGCTCAAGATGCCAAAATCCCAATTATCACTTTTAATAAAATCAGTCTCACCGAACTACAAGCAACAATTGATCATATTTTATTAAAATATCCTGACTTGATAATTGGTGCTGTATGTAATGAGGGAATATTTATCAATCGGGCAGAAAAAATTTTGCATCAAGATTACAACTACAACGTGCAGACTTTGTTACGTCATCCCCAATTAGATTTACTAATTGCTGAATATTCAGAAGATATTCTCGAAGCCGAAGGAATGCTTTATCAAGGTAGTAATATTGTTATTTTGGATAATCCCAGTGAAACGGAAATGATTTTGCTCAGAGATGCAATAGATGGTTCAATGGCGTTGATTAAAAAAGAAAATAATGTTTCTATTCGCCATAAAGGGTTAATTGAAGATTACACTTTAGATAGAGAAGAAGACTTTCTCAATTTTTATTTGCAGATCATTAGCTCAATTTTCTAA
- the hetI gene encoding 4'-phosphopantetheinyl transferase HetI yields the protein MTTFNHIWLPAPKNLILSADHVHIWKINLNQPESQIQSFRETLSSEEIARAERFYFPEHRQRFIVGRGSLRAILGRYLSVNPSQVEFDYQQRGKPTLAAKFADSRVFFNLSHSQDLGLCGVTYQRLIGVDLEYIRPMSDLESLAKRFFLPKEYEVIKLLSPEQQQQVFFRYWTCKEAYLKATGDGLVQLEQVEIDLTPSESAQLLVSGDWGLKELVPADNFAAAVVVANDDLNFQFWQS from the coding sequence ATGACTACGTTTAATCATATTTGGCTACCTGCTCCTAAAAATTTAATTTTGTCAGCAGATCATGTGCATATCTGGAAAATAAACCTCAACCAACCAGAATCACAGATACAATCTTTCCGAGAAACTCTATCTAGTGAAGAGATCGCTCGCGCTGAACGGTTTTATTTTCCTGAACATCGTCAGCGGTTTATTGTTGGTCGCGGTAGTCTTCGCGCTATTTTAGGACGGTATTTAAGTGTAAACCCCTCACAAGTAGAGTTTGATTATCAACAACGTGGAAAGCCTACTTTAGCAGCTAAGTTTGCCGATAGTAGGGTATTTTTTAACTTGTCACATTCTCAAGATTTGGGTTTGTGTGGAGTAACTTACCAGCGATTAATTGGGGTAGATTTGGAATATATTCGCCCTATGTCGGATTTAGAAAGTCTTGCTAAACGCTTCTTTTTACCAAAAGAATATGAGGTAATTAAATTACTCTCTCCCGAACAACAACAACAGGTATTTTTTCGTTACTGGACTTGCAAAGAAGCTTATTTAAAAGCAACTGGTGATGGTTTAGTTCAGCTGGAACAGGTTGAGATTGATTTAACACCCTCAGAATCGGCTCAATTGCTTGTATCGGGAGATTGGGGTTTAAAGGAACTAGTTCCAGCAGATAATTTTGCTGCTGCGGTTGTTGTGGCTAATGATGATCTAAATTTTCAATTTTGGCAATCATAA
- a CDS encoding YheT family hydrolase codes for MMCDSTYNPPHFLRNGVAMTAYTALWGGRNWQSTTLHPEPLYQKVIFTGGQGVPIFGWVAIPKNAHSTIVGTYGITGELDQQWFLRLLGRKAYAQGYAVVLFDWRAHGKTAELSPTLTSDGLYEGEDFVHIAAAAAAMGCPKKFWFTGYSLGGQLALWGLKAAVDLTRSGDLGIKESDIAGGAVICPSLDSLRSLTYLITTPFGKYVEPRIARELKNLAWKLHNTHPGYFDADAINRANSIWGFDQELVIARLGFDSVEAYYEASSGLHLLPKLSKPTLILYAADDPLFDPDIVPDLKAASSKNPAIDLLLTSYGGHVGYISSKKCQRQSQDSDQWWAWNRILQWIGDRHSNELEVLNAEC; via the coding sequence ATGATGTGTGACTCTACCTACAATCCGCCTCATTTTTTGCGAAATGGTGTGGCCATGACTGCTTACACCGCCTTATGGGGAGGACGTAATTGGCAAAGTACTACTCTACATCCAGAGCCACTTTATCAGAAAGTAATCTTCACAGGTGGGCAGGGTGTGCCAATTTTTGGTTGGGTCGCTATCCCCAAAAATGCTCATAGCACAATTGTTGGCACGTATGGCATTACAGGAGAGTTGGATCAGCAGTGGTTTTTGCGCCTATTGGGACGAAAAGCCTACGCTCAAGGGTATGCTGTGGTGTTATTTGATTGGCGGGCGCATGGGAAGACAGCGGAATTATCTCCAACTCTCACTTCGGATGGGTTGTATGAAGGAGAAGATTTTGTCCACATTGCGGCTGCTGCTGCGGCTATGGGCTGTCCTAAAAAGTTTTGGTTTACGGGATATTCATTAGGGGGGCAATTGGCGTTGTGGGGGCTGAAAGCAGCTGTAGATTTGACTAGAAGCGGAGATTTAGGAATTAAAGAAAGTGACATTGCTGGGGGGGCGGTAATTTGTCCAAGTTTGGATTCATTGCGATCGCTCACTTACCTAATCACTACACCCTTTGGTAAGTACGTAGAACCACGCATCGCTAGAGAATTAAAAAACCTCGCTTGGAAACTTCATAATACTCATCCTGGCTACTTTGATGCAGATGCTATTAACCGCGCCAACAGCATTTGGGGATTTGATCAAGAACTGGTAATCGCACGTTTGGGTTTTGACTCTGTAGAAGCATATTATGAGGCCAGCAGCGGTTTACATCTGTTACCTAAATTATCAAAACCAACTTTAATTCTTTACGCGGCAGATGATCCATTATTTGATCCTGACATTGTTCCCGATCTAAAAGCAGCTAGCTCTAAAAACCCTGCCATAGATTTGTTACTTACCTCCTACGGTGGTCACGTAGGTTATATAAGTAGTAAAAAGTGTCAACGTCAATCCCAAGACTCTGATCAATGGTGGGCTTGGAATCGCATTTTACAGTGGATAGGAGATAGACATAGTAATGAGTTAGAAGTGCTAAATGCTGAGTGCTGA
- a CDS encoding response regulator transcription factor, with translation MPRILVIDDDPAISELVAVNLEMAGYDVSQAEDGIKGQALALQLQPDLIMLDLMLPRVDGFTICQRLRRDERTAEIPVLMLTALSQTQYKVEGFNAGADDYLTKPFEVEEMLARVRALLRRTDRIPQAAKHSEILNYGPLTLVPERFEAIWFNDTVKLTHLEFELLHCLLQRHGQTVSPSEILREVWGYDPDDDIETIRVHIRHLRTKLEPDPRHPRYIKTVYGAGYCLELPSLPPSHEGTAATVVE, from the coding sequence ATGCCGAGGATTCTTGTCATAGACGATGACCCAGCGATCTCAGAACTCGTTGCTGTCAACTTAGAAATGGCTGGCTATGATGTTAGTCAAGCTGAAGACGGCATTAAAGGTCAGGCGCTGGCCCTCCAGCTGCAACCCGACTTGATCATGCTCGATCTCATGTTACCCAGAGTAGATGGATTTACCATTTGCCAACGCTTACGTCGGGATGAGCGCACGGCTGAAATTCCTGTCTTGATGTTGACGGCGTTAAGCCAAACTCAATATAAAGTTGAAGGTTTCAATGCTGGCGCAGATGACTACTTGACCAAGCCTTTTGAAGTAGAAGAAATGTTAGCGCGAGTGCGGGCTTTGTTGCGTCGGACTGACCGCATTCCCCAAGCAGCCAAGCACAGTGAGATTCTCAACTATGGGCCTCTTACCCTCGTTCCAGAAAGATTTGAGGCCATTTGGTTCAATGACACTGTGAAATTGACTCATTTGGAATTTGAGCTACTTCATTGCTTGCTTCAGCGCCACGGTCAGACAGTTTCCCCTAGCGAAATCCTCAGAGAAGTTTGGGGTTACGATCCTGATGATGACATTGAAACAATTCGGGTGCATATTCGCCACTTAAGGACTAAGCTCGAACCAGATCCTCGTCATCCTCGCTATATTAAGACGGTATATGGTGCGGGATACTGTCTGGAGTTACCCAGTCTACCACCGTCTCATGAGGGAACTGCCGCTACAGTAGTTGAGTAA
- a CDS encoding type II toxin-antitoxin system RelE/ParE family toxin, giving the protein MSQITSPEKANQWYADLLRLIESLSQMPKRCSLARENDYLSQEMRQIIYGKGRNAYRIIFTIIDGKEVSTVRILHIRHAAQQTIGEAPDESDAT; this is encoded by the coding sequence GTGTCTCAAATAACTTCTCCTGAAAAAGCAAACCAGTGGTATGCAGATTTATTAAGATTAATTGAGTCTTTATCACAAATGCCAAAGCGATGTTCTTTAGCTAGAGAAAATGATTATTTGAGTCAAGAAATGCGTCAGATAATTTATGGAAAAGGACGCAACGCATACAGGATAATTTTCACAATTATAGACGGAAAGGAAGTTTCTACAGTTCGTATTCTTCATATCCGTCACGCAGCACAGCAGACAATTGGTGAAGCACCAGATGAATCTGATGCAACATAA
- a CDS encoding DUF433 domain-containing protein: MSNHSSVISVSPEIMSGTPVFTGTRVPIQTLLDYLTAGDSIDNFLDGFPTVTREQVITFLEEAGKQMISKVA; encoded by the coding sequence ATGTCTAACCATTCCTCAGTTATAAGTGTGTCTCCTGAAATCATGAGTGGTACTCCTGTTTTTACTGGGACAAGAGTTCCTATACAAACACTTTTAGATTATTTGACAGCAGGAGATTCAATAGATAATTTTTTAGATGGTTTTCCCACGGTTACTAGAGAGCAAGTAATTACATTTCTAGAGGAAGCAGGAAAACAAATGATTAGTAAGGTAGCTTAG
- a CDS encoding DUF5615 family PIN-like protein, whose protein sequence is MKLVLDECIDRKLAKEFVGYEVKTVPQMGWAGTKNGKLLALVEKEFDVFITVDRNLSFQQNLSQFNIAVVVLQASSNRLMDIKPLVPKILDILSTVVKGQAVVVSLE, encoded by the coding sequence ATGAAACTGGTTCTAGATGAATGTATTGACCGCAAGTTAGCTAAAGAATTTGTAGGTTATGAAGTCAAAACAGTTCCTCAAATGGGATGGGCGGGAACTAAAAATGGTAAACTACTGGCTTTAGTAGAAAAAGAATTTGATGTTTTTATTACGGTTGATAGGAATTTATCTTTTCAGCAAAATTTGTCTCAGTTCAATATTGCTGTAGTTGTTTTACAAGCATCTTCTAATAGATTAATGGACATTAAACCTTTAGTTCCAAAGATTTTAGATATTTTATCTACAGTAGTGAAAGGTCAAGCTGTAGTTGTTAGTCTTGAATGA
- a CDS encoding type II toxin-antitoxin system PemK/MazF family toxin: MVIYVPLTTQNRGSFYEVALPRLQFLERDFIANVQGIGSIPTVRLERKLGKFPEEVMLEIQQAIKFALDLQDDAE; this comes from the coding sequence TTGGTTATTTATGTACCACTAACTACCCAAAATCGGGGAAGTTTTTATGAGGTTGCACTACCTCGACTACAATTTCTTGAACGAGATTTTATAGCGAATGTTCAAGGTATTGGATCTATTCCAACGGTAAGACTAGAGCGAAAATTAGGCAAGTTCCCAGAAGAAGTTATGCTAGAAATTCAGCAAGCGATTAAATTCGCACTTGATTTACAAGATGATGCTGAATAA
- a CDS encoding PIN domain-containing protein: MITLYIETNFFIDFAKNQDQDTENLVNLQYPEVTTRIKIVTPAICCMESLCVLKKERNRSNWFSDNLQDEVRKLKGDVNSQYSREIKRYLEQAIIKNNERINEINTRLFDVLEWAKNSVELIQLKPDILSKSLENLLINDPTDNLILHCILDHAKTSLSNQKVFLSGNSDDFGTKEIKGILQERGIRYFVKTGDFLGWLNSQL, encoded by the coding sequence ATGATTACGCTTTACATAGAAACTAATTTTTTTATTGATTTTGCGAAAAACCAAGATCAAGATACTGAGAATTTAGTAAATCTCCAATATCCTGAAGTAACAACAAGAATTAAAATAGTAACTCCTGCAATTTGTTGTATGGAATCTCTTTGTGTATTAAAAAAAGAGCGAAACAGAAGTAATTGGTTTAGTGATAATTTACAGGATGAAGTAAGAAAACTCAAAGGAGATGTTAACTCTCAATACTCTAGAGAAATTAAACGATATTTAGAACAAGCAATTATTAAAAATAATGAGAGAATAAATGAGATTAATACTCGTCTTTTTGATGTTTTAGAATGGGCTAAAAATTCTGTAGAATTAATACAATTAAAACCAGATATACTCAGTAAAAGTCTAGAAAATTTACTTATTAATGATCCTACAGACAATTTAATTTTACATTGTATTCTTGATCATGCCAAAACATCTTTAAGTAATCAAAAAGTTTTTTTAAGTGGAAATTCTGACGACTTTGGTACAAAAGAGATTAAAGGAATATTGCAGGAAAGAGGTATAAGATATTTTGTCAAGACGGGAGATTTTTTAGGGTGGTTAAATTCACAGCTTTAA
- a CDS encoding XisI protein: MHSLTIQYRQIIQKILEEYADFLGNDEQVKVELVLDENNDRYLLVETGWENGYRIYGTLLHLDLIDGKVWIQHDGTEEGIANDLVAAGIPKSHIILGFKAPEIRKYTEFAVS, translated from the coding sequence ATGCATTCCTTGACTATTCAATATCGTCAAATTATTCAGAAAATTCTCGAAGAATATGCTGATTTTCTTGGCAATGATGAACAGGTGAAAGTTGAATTGGTGTTAGATGAAAATAATGATCGTTATTTATTAGTAGAAACTGGTTGGGAAAATGGTTATCGGATATATGGAACTTTATTACATCTTGATTTAATTGATGGTAAGGTTTGGATTCAACATGATGGCACTGAGGAGGGTATTGCTAATGATTTGGTTGCTGCGGGAATACCAAAATCACATATTATTTTAGGTTTTAAAGCGCCTGAGATTCGGAAATATACGGAATTTGCTGTTTCTTAG
- a CDS encoding type II toxin-antitoxin system VapC family toxin, with the protein MLLDTSGLLCFLHQDEAQHKTAVGLISNYNGRFITHNYVLAELIALTLVRRFPRSTVLMYSLELMENPNVEMIWVDEILHREAMDLLLVRQDKTYSLCDAISFVLMRKKGIREALTTDKHFEQEGFTRLLQS; encoded by the coding sequence GTGTTACTTGATACATCAGGGTTGCTCTGTTTTCTCCATCAAGATGAAGCTCAACACAAAACAGCAGTTGGGTTAATTTCTAATTATAACGGTCGTTTTATCACACATAACTATGTTCTCGCTGAGTTGATAGCTTTGACATTAGTTCGACGTTTTCCGCGTTCAACGGTGTTAATGTATTCGTTGGAATTAATGGAAAATCCAAATGTAGAGATGATTTGGGTTGATGAAATTTTGCATCGGGAAGCAATGGATTTATTGTTAGTTCGACAAGATAAAACATATTCTTTGTGTGATGCTATCAGTTTTGTGTTGATGCGGAAGAAAGGAATTAGGGAAGCTTTAACCACTGATAAACATTTTGAGCAAGAAGGGTTTACTCGTTTATTGCAATCTTAA